From Oncorhynchus masou masou isolate Uvic2021 chromosome 7, UVic_Omas_1.1, whole genome shotgun sequence, one genomic window encodes:
- the LOC135543306 gene encoding plectin-like isoform X1 translates to MDLSKISVANRRDRKATKGEKATHKSNVSPAISRLIQDPPNHIPLGRQLQRTPPTSELKITWPLSFGTQAIATTPGQEPLSPVLNMTMDLSTIEPAETETCRRSRITSSTLCSGSVLEEDPYSLIRGMQGYEVTPADLVFLKRARQERQVNALQRDLDELLRQRRNQMLARDLSLASREKIQTDLDEILSCEQTVQMGQVFLSRKLSSAEVEALDSKSLLAQIKTADVQQAVEEEQAEITALEDSVARALELRERGEQRQQEIENRNRAILTIKANIKHLMKELSELKSQLAEAEESLLAIQGKMDTLKDTKKEEDPGPQEALQVAPSQAKAPKKAPKTKRNGGETITQQASHVRTPTIVGEPDMASGLRRSKRIANKKSCVENKPVLKKTRPI, encoded by the exons ATGGATCTCTCAAAGATTTCCGTTGCaaacaggagagacagaaaggcaacCAAAGGGGAAAAAGCTACTCACAAGTCAAATGTTTCACCGGCGATCAGTAGACTCATTCAAGACCCTCCAAATCATATTCCATTGGGACGACAACTTCAGAGGACGCCGCCAACGTCAGAGTTGAAAATAACTTGGCCTTTGAGCTTTGGAACACAAGCG ATTGCAACCACCCCTGGGCAAGAACCCTTGTCTCCCGTGCTAAATATGACCATGGACCTTTCCACAATCGAGCCTGCAGAAACAGAAACATGCCGACGGTCTCGCATCACTTCAAGCACAC TCTGTTCAGGCAGTGTGCTGGAAGAGGACCCCTACTCATTGATAAGAGGCATGCAGGGCTATGAGGTTACCCCAGCAGACCTTGTATTCCTGAAGAGAGCCAGGCAGGAGAGGCAGGTCAACGCCTTACAG AGAGATCTGGATGAGTTACTGAGGCAGCGGAGGAACCAGATGCTGGCCAGGGATCTGTCCTTGGCCTCCAGAGAGAAGATCCAAACTGACCTTGATGAG ATCCTGTCCTGTGAGCAGACTGTTCAAATGGGGCAAGTGTTCCTCTCGAGGAAGCTGAGCTCAGCGGAGGTAGAGGCCCTGGACTCCAAGTCCCTCCTGGCCCAGATAAAGACTGCTGATGTCCAGCAAGCTGTAGAGGAGGAACAAGCTGAGATCACTGCCCTAGAGGACAGCGTGGCCAGAGCCCTGGAGCTCAG agagagaggggagcaaagACAACAGGAGATTGAGAATCGGAACAGAGCCATCCTCACGATAAAG GCAAACATCAAGCATCTGATGAAGGAACTATCAGAGCTCAAATCCCAGCTGGCTGAGGCAGAG GAATCTTTGCTAGCCATTCAAGGCAAGATGGACACTTTGAAAGACACCAAAAAAGAGGAAGACCCAGGTCCCCAGGAGGCATTGCAAGTCGCCCCAAGCCAAGCAAAAGCTCCCAAGAAGGCACCCAAGACAAAAAGGAATGGTGGAGAAACAATTACCCAACAGGCTTCTCATGTCCGAACACCTACCATAGTTGGAGAGCCAGATATGGCCAGTGGTCTCAGACGATCTAAGAGAATAGCTAACAAAAAGAGCTGCGTTGAGAATAAGCCTGTTTTAAAGAAAACTCGCCCTAtctaa
- the LOC135543306 gene encoding uncharacterized protein LOC135543306 isoform X2, protein MDLSKISVANRRDRKATKGEKATHKSNVSPAISRLIQDPPNHIPLGRQLQRTPPTSELKITWPLSFGTQAIATTPGQEPLSPVLNMTMDLSTIEPAETETCRRSRITSSTLCSGSVLEEDPYSLIRGMQGYEVTPADLVFLKRARQERQVNALQRDLDELLRQRRNQMLARDLSLASREKIQTDLDEILSCEQTVQMGQVFLSRKLSSAEVEALDSKSLLAQIKTADVQQAVEEEQAEITALEDSVARALELRERGEQRQQEIENRNRAILTIKANIKHLMKELSELKSQLAEAEVNLNLC, encoded by the exons ATGGATCTCTCAAAGATTTCCGTTGCaaacaggagagacagaaaggcaacCAAAGGGGAAAAAGCTACTCACAAGTCAAATGTTTCACCGGCGATCAGTAGACTCATTCAAGACCCTCCAAATCATATTCCATTGGGACGACAACTTCAGAGGACGCCGCCAACGTCAGAGTTGAAAATAACTTGGCCTTTGAGCTTTGGAACACAAGCG ATTGCAACCACCCCTGGGCAAGAACCCTTGTCTCCCGTGCTAAATATGACCATGGACCTTTCCACAATCGAGCCTGCAGAAACAGAAACATGCCGACGGTCTCGCATCACTTCAAGCACAC TCTGTTCAGGCAGTGTGCTGGAAGAGGACCCCTACTCATTGATAAGAGGCATGCAGGGCTATGAGGTTACCCCAGCAGACCTTGTATTCCTGAAGAGAGCCAGGCAGGAGAGGCAGGTCAACGCCTTACAG AGAGATCTGGATGAGTTACTGAGGCAGCGGAGGAACCAGATGCTGGCCAGGGATCTGTCCTTGGCCTCCAGAGAGAAGATCCAAACTGACCTTGATGAG ATCCTGTCCTGTGAGCAGACTGTTCAAATGGGGCAAGTGTTCCTCTCGAGGAAGCTGAGCTCAGCGGAGGTAGAGGCCCTGGACTCCAAGTCCCTCCTGGCCCAGATAAAGACTGCTGATGTCCAGCAAGCTGTAGAGGAGGAACAAGCTGAGATCACTGCCCTAGAGGACAGCGTGGCCAGAGCCCTGGAGCTCAG agagagaggggagcaaagACAACAGGAGATTGAGAATCGGAACAGAGCCATCCTCACGATAAAG GCAAACATCAAGCATCTGATGAAGGAACTATCAGAGCTCAAATCCCAGCTGGCTGAGGCAGAGGTAAATCT GAATCTTTGCTAG